In Carassius auratus strain Wakin unplaced genomic scaffold, ASM336829v1 scaf_tig00020786, whole genome shotgun sequence, the sequence GAATACTCTGCAAAAATTAATCTTTTACACTGcatctttgttgtttatgatgaattTGGTGTTTGCACATACAACACTTGTATTATTTTTGCAGCGTAAATGTTCAACATCTAGCTGCTAGACCCTGTGTAGACCCTGACATGGATATAAGTACTTTTAAACACGTCAAATACCGTTTTCATAAATATGAACGTTGCAGTGGATTTTTGTGTATATGCACACTCTTTTTCACAATTTTATTGCTTGATTTAATTTCTCCTTTTCAGCAGTTTGTCTTCTCTCTAAAATGATGCAATACTGCCACCATCTGCTCCGGAGTGCCCAGGTTGTGTCAGAAATCAATTAGACTGATTTCAGATTTAGATTCTATCAATTTCAATCAAAGTGATAGAAATGTGTACAGACAACACTCAATATGAGCAATTAAAATCTACTTGATTAAAGCATGTTCACAGCAGAAATATAAattcattgttttgatttcattttgcTTTCATTTCAAAGACCTgctatattcttttttttcccagTGTAGCTAATTTTTTGTCACATCAAGGGGagtagccatcatttcagaagtgacagaaatgtcaaaaacaataattttatctAGGCCTAtcaatttgaaaattatttttcatattgaaactgatgaaaaacacaacataataagttgatccacatatcacagcctctgaacttggtcaatactaatcctTTAATATCATAATCAATACTTGTATACAGagactggactaaaaatacatccaTCAGTCATCGCTTCTGAAATGAATTCAACAGGTCATCAAGTTAATGCTAtacattaattacagcaataaaataaaattttatcatgaacaagaaaatgaacaacaatatcacataattataattatataacagGATGCTAAATGCAAATTAGATGCACTAAACCAAGCTCCATGATACCACATGCGATAAGATTTTATGGTAAAATTACTGTTTGAATTGTGCTGGTAAGAGAATAaactttgtaaaaacaaaaaggcctatatatatatatatatatatatatatatatatataaatatatatatacatacagtatatatatacgtgtgtgtgtgtgtgtgtgtgtgtgtggagagatgCGAGGCACAAACATTAATTTGTGCTTGTGGTGATTTAATGTGTAAATACTTTGAAAGCATTGAATGGCTATAGAAATCACAattaattctatttttaaaattgtaaatacatttctgtaaaaaaaacgaTGATTCGTTATTAAAAAATCAAGTtgcaagatcgatgcatatgcatcgtcagggtttgtaatcAATGCATCAATAAAGCAAGTGAATCGTTCCATACCTAGTAATTAGTAAAACTAGTAATGCTGTTTGTGAAGTTGTTAATTATACCCTACCCTGAGATTGTTAGAGATTAAATGTCAAaactcccagaatgcattgtggcatgaataaAATATGCATCTGGATTTTCCTATTATTGTCATGAACTTTAacaatttgcttttatttttgaaGTTGTTTCTGTTGTGACTTTTAGTAGCTTGTTTTATGATGTTCAACCATGATCtgaacattttgttgattatcACCATTgttgtcttaaagggttagttgacCCGAGAATGAAAATCTGTCCATTCATCTGTCCAATGTTACTTACATTACACTTACAAGTATGCATACCACTTTATTTgaggaatataaaatataaagaggACGTCTTGCATGTTTGTAAAGTTTcaagtaaatatatgcatttacagGCATTAGTAGGCAATTGTGTGCCTGAACCTCTTTTATTACATTGTTATATGTTCATCATTTACATCTTCAAAAACCTTCTGGAAAAAACTCCCTGGCTCACCTGAGGTTTGCATAACCAAGCATAAATGATGAGTGATATTCCATATATTTGCATTGATTTTACAGTAACATCTATTGCTAGTGAATCTTTAGCAGTtttttaagcctaaaatgtgcTCTAATGCAACTGTCTAATGACAGTGTGCCAAAATAACACacgtttattaaatatttctagaTATTTTAACGTACCTAAACCTCTGGTGCTCTTCAGATAATAATTCACACTCATGcctgtaaattaatatatttacttgGTCCTCAAATAAAGTGGTATACATACAATACATCCATCTTCTACTCATCTTCGAAGCGTCATAGGTGTACATGACTTGACTTTACTttattatatagattatatattgATTATAATCCACCAATAGACACTCAAAATCATCTGATTTTTATCCTGgcttcatttgtgttttattaaacacaCTGTTACAGTAACCAAATCTCAAGCTCAAGAGTCCGAATGAAGCACCAAACTCCAGTTATTTGCAAATATTTATGGTTGTTATGCAAAGTCAGTCTGTGAATAAGTTGTTGTTAGAGGTCAGACTGTAGAGCTCAGGATCAGATCAGGAGCATCAGTGGACAGGAGAGTATTTTGTGCGGTGAGTATGTACCTTCAGTTGATTTATCTGAAGAGTCTAGTTTGTCTTTCTGGTTCTTTCCCTGTTGTTAAttgataatgttttttattaatccaAAAGGTCTCAACCGGACCTAAGATCGACAACCAGCGAATCAACAAGCAGCAGATGTGAGATGAATACCCTGTGGCTGCCGCTTCTCCTGGGTAAGTCTGTAAACCTGACAGAGTTTATATGCttcatacttttgtggaaacaatgatacactaccattcaaaaattgggggtgaagattttctttttataaaaaagaaaatcgctctcgcggtactttgatgtcatacagtgatcattctgtgcagcactgcttcaagtggaacgcgcctaatataactgctctctctctctcataactgcatataaaatattgatacgagccgtgactgtttcctacacgtacaggttatttttcagcaataggaaaccgggacgtttggtctatgtgtgtgtgttcttgtatatggtttataaatatctgaaataggtattacaatgtaaGCATAAAATtctatacggtgtttaatagaaatttttaattttaaacatgcattttccatgatggatagaggtagtgtatggggatatacagtatagaataccgttacgtctatggagagtccctgtaaactacaaatgcttgtgtgagagagagagagcgagagagagagaaatcaaaaGACACTGGAACAcgttgctacaaaaaaaaaacataaagcgCTCGCTGTTCGAGTTTATCCTCCTGGCACTGctgtcttcgtctttcttcttctgtggttttcctagtgattggtcaacttcagataaatcaacaaatcggctcgttcaaccgcacacatgtcacgaattcaaaccgatagctcacaaactttttggacatgtttaaaaatgatcgggaggtcgggaagtgctcgtaagccactctgcttggctcgtaattcatcggaaatgatacgagccgtgacCATACGAGCATACGCggtttccacacgattgaaaaaaatcgcatgcgaactcgtacgacagcaaaaatcgcaccgtgtacgcttGCCTTAACAGTGTAACCTCTGAAAGCCAGAAGAACTTGTCGATGGTGGGGagagattttaataaaaaataattaaaaacagctaCATTTGAGGTGTTCAGTCATTTTTAAAGCTAGGTTAGGCAGTTTCTGAGCTCACCTAGTGGAACTATGAAAATAAAGCTTGCCCGACACAAACATTACAGACTCTTTCAGGTACATAAATGTGAAAGCATGCCTCAACAGTTAAAATGAAACTACTTTCTATAAAAGGTCCAATGTATTAAGAATACTTTTACTTAAAGATGGGAGAAATTATGCTTTTCAAAGCTTCGAATCAGTTTAACTAATCGTGTCgtaaaatgattcactgtttcgaAATGTCTGAAACACAACACACTGGTGACTGCTGGTCAAACAGTGTAAATACAACAATAACTCTGGccaaacatgcataaaaaaagcttttaaaaaaaccATTACAAATGTTTCATTGAAAgtttaatgtattaaatgcaattaacaaaCCATCTAATTCTCTGAAATATTAAGTGTTTGCAAGATATGTGTTCTATTTCAGGCTTTGTTGTCTTTGTTCTATTGATGGTTCAGTTAAACAGAAAAATGAGATACTATTAACTACTATTATTCCTTTTAATTATACAAACGTTTCATTAAAACATCTACAGTACATATTTGTACAACCAATCCAGGATCAGGTAATAACTACATACGCTTGTTCAATGGATTGCCACTGTAAGTTTCACCTGTTTACAGAGGTCATTGCTCCCAGTGGTGAACCATTGAAATTTCAAAATGGTTATGATGTAACGAAGCCTCAACTAAATTAATTTGACTTTGGCAATTTTGGCTCGTTTCCACTGAGCGTTACGGTTCGGTACAGTACTGTATGGTACGCAGAAGTTCTGAAAGGTACCAAAATAGTGAACTGTACCTCTTTCTTGCTACCCTTCCATTGGGGTACCTAGCACAGCAAAGGGTACCAAAAGGGTGGAGCCAAATTCACAGTAGAATGTTGATTGGTTGACTAGAATCGTCACTTTTGCGTGATACAAGGGCATAAACTCATTCCGCTTTGCTGTTCATGGGTGTTGGGCTTATTAggtgtattttataattttatactttCACACAGACAATAGCCGTTTCAATGCGTGTTCTTGTCTGTTCTTGTTCTGCATAATTTTGacattgtgtcatgaaatgtagttttaatagTAGATAAATcgtagttcctgtggctcagtggtagagcactaGCAGAAGCATTAGCAATGCAAAAGGTAATGGGTTTGTTTCCCGTGGAATACATATTAAGTATTAAAATGTATGCACTGTAAGTCTTTTGGGATAAATGTGTCTGATGAATGGAAATGTAAATGGTAATGGTAAAATTTATCCGCACGGAGCAGCCTTAGCTTGGTTAGTCCTTCTGACATTTTCCGATGACTCTGGTGTGTCTGTAGTGATTAAACATGAGATACAATTTGGGTTGGCTGTATTTAACAGGCATTCGTGGtctcattaatctattatttgttcctagttttctttaactttatatatttaatttaactttaccGTAGTACAGCGCTGAATTTgtagttaattatttttaatcacGACAACTTTTTTCTCAAATGATCACATTCAGGCTCAGTCATTTGGGCAGAGGAGCAGTACTTTCCCCAGTCATTCAATGCCACATGGGACGAGGGCAGACTTCACTGTCAATCCTGTTTCAAAGAACTGACGACCATCACCAGCAGAAACGTCCACCTCATTGTCCAGGACCCCTCTTTCGACTCCTGGGTTGGACTACGCAAGAGTTACAATGGCTCCTTCCCATGGGCCAAATGGTCCAATGGGGATCCTGTTAGATATCAGAATTGGTACCCTGGTCATCCTGTtccaaacaaagaaaagaaactaatTCCTATATGTTCCTCAACTCCACAAAGTCCACTGAGCACCCTAATAACTACCCAAAAATCGACCCCAATGACCTCAACACAAACCTCCACAGCCACTTCTGCTTCGTTATCTTCGGTATCTGCTTcggaatttcaaacaaacaaagaaaataatacatgcCCCATACTTTACAAAATGCTTTTTTGCTTAAATATGTCATGTGATAATCTTGAAAGTTCCATGACTATATGCAATAGAACACCAACTGCTACCCCTGAGACTACAACATTAAGCACCACCTTTAATGCTTCAACAAATGGCACAACAACTGAGAGCAGCACCACCAGCAACTGTGTCTTTGAACCTGAGCCAGATCCTGAAGAGTACATCGAGGATGCTTGTGTGGTCCTGCTCAGCTTCGGCATGTGGAAGGAAGAAGACTGCAACAGAAAACTACCTTTCATCTGTTATGAAGGTATAAGACCTTTGTTTTAGAGCACGTTATCGTATTGTTAGtccccatttacactgcatggttcaagtgacccaattccgattttttcctctcatgtggcacagatcggataTGACCGGTGAACATTTTAGCAGGAAAAAAACTAATGGATTCCGATGTTCTCAGATCGGATTCAGACCTCATTCATATGTTATAATGAATCGGATTTGAATCGGATATACGTGCATTTGTGtgtgccatgtaagcagacaaatTGGATATTCCCCAGTAAATGCGAGTCGTACATCATTAAAAAAGTGACGTCAACTCAGGTGGAAACCACCAACTGagatcatattattattattataggtgcGAAATTCGCCCAGGCTCCTCTTTTTTTCTCCGCCGTTTGAGAccaatgttttgctgattttttggttgacttttcaaaatattgtggaaagcaaaacactgtataattttattttatttatttggtgctgttttacttccttttctGGGTCAGAACATCtacgtttggtagtttcagcagtgtatggtgtaaatgcacttttgaaagatgatgTAAGCGGGTCGTCAAAAAAATTGGATGCAATcggatttgggcatcaagacctgcagtgtaaatgcagccataGATTCATATTGTTAGCACTCAGACAATCTTAAAAAGAAAGGCTCcaaaaggatttttttattttttatttatttatttttttacaggcaAATTGTactgattaatttattattttatttttattttattctttattgctCTATTACAGGCCAAGATCTGTAGCCATTTAAAATTACAGTCAACCactgcattataattattatccgAACAAAGATGCTGCACACATGGAGCACAAACATTTTCCGATTTAATTAGATTACGTACATAAAGCACACCTGCACGAAAGCATCTTAGcattaagaactttttttttaaaagaaccttttgtggaatggaaataCTACACGTTCTTTATTGGCTTTAATAGTTCCATgaaaaacctttaacatccatggaaactttttattcagcaaaaggttctttatagtgaaaaaagTTCTTTAGATTAATAAAACACTTCTCCCTCttataaaatgttgtttgtttaggAAGTTTCTGCTAATGTTCGTCTTTGCATCTATCTGTCCGTAGAGCGCTTTTTTGGCCAGATAAACATTTCCGACGTGACCACAAGCACAGGCAATGTGAGCTGGTCTGAGGGACCCGGTGCTAAGAACATCAGTCACTACAGAGTGGAGGTCACTGGGGACAAAACCCAGACATTTAACCAGACTGAACTCTTTCAGAACACAGAGACTCTGACAGCAGGAACTCTGTACAAAGTTCAGGTGTTTCCTGTGAAATGTGACCGGGATCTCAATCCGCAGAATATCTCCTTCTACACTTGTAAGTAGACTCGGATTTGACTTCATTGTGTGCAACATGATTTCAACACGACTAATGATCAAAATGACCCACGCTGTCCCTTTTTAGTGCCCTCTGATGTGCAAAATCTGACGGTGGTGAGTGTGACAAATGTTAGCGTCAACCTCAAGTGGAGTAAACCAGATGGAAACCTTGACTTCTACTCAGTAACATTCATAAATGCATCGAACACTAAAGAACACAAGTGTAATAATGAAGGGTGCACTATTACGGATCTTATTCCAGGAACCGAGTATGAATTTACAGTTAAAGCTGTAGTGAATGAGACGATTGGAGGTGTGCCGAGCAACGTTTCTGATTACACCAGTAAGTGCAGAAAGTTTCATTTCTGATTGTATTCATCCATCCCAAGCTCTAAACATAGAAagcataatttgtttgttttaatttgagttttagtATAGCTTTATTGATAAATgagcttttaattattattatttttattttttttaggttaattccagttaatttttgttttgttttgttctttgccatttttatttgtaagatttttttttgccctttttttttttttactggataaGACAGTATATGTTGACAGAACAAATGTAGAAGAGAGGGtacctacataaaaaaaaaagaaaactgaaatatcacataaaacaaTTTTGAACAAAGCACCATCCTCATCCCCTATGTTTAAGgcatttaatttatcatttaatagttttatttacattttgaataagcttttattttttatatattatttataattacagttttagtcattttggtaTGGGttgttgtcattttattagttttttttattgttttattttttttttattttatatatatatatatatatatatatatatatatatatatatatatatatatttttttttttttttttttttttttttattttatatatatatatatatatatatatatatatatatatatatatatatatatatatatatatatatatatatatatatatattttttttttttttttttttttctatttaacaaTTTCAGTGTTTCAtctttaactttttttcattttattgccaaggcaacatttacatttttattttgtttaagtttttcaattaatatttatattttatttcggcttttatttttattaacataaatgtttttaatctgTTTCAGATTTTCATTAATGATAATAGACTAACCCTAGTTGTAGAGAATAAAAGTGGCGAAAAACACATGTATCAGGAATAGCATTAGGGGAAGCCACTTTTTCATGCATCATAAATATCTTTTAGTGTTATTAACTTCTGAGAGCTCGGAGAGTGCACTGATGAAATACTATAAACTCTTTAATTattctttaatgattttttttgagATGCTGTGTGATGCGATTCGTCTACTGGTTAGTCCAGTTATCCAATCACGTCCTCTGTTGCCCATCAAGGGATTTATTCAGCAAATGTGTTTTCATTGTAGCTTATGTGCATGTTGTCTTCCATCCAGCCTGTGATAAAATCAGATTCATATAGGCTAAAACAGGTGGATGGACACATAGCTAATGTCAAAGCAACAATTGAGAGAAGCTAATTTTGATAGACTAACTACTTTTGTTGGTGTTTACTTTTCAGTACCTTCAATTGTCAGGAACCTAAAACAATTACAATACACAGATAGCACAATCACAGCCTCGTGGGAAAAGCCTGAGGGAGGACATTCAGGATACTGCTATTGTCTTCATGAACAGAGTACCAGCTGCCTGTGCACTACCTGCAGCATCACTGACAGTGCATGCGAAGAAACAGAGGAAACAAGCATCTCAGAGAGTAATAAAACATCTGGAAGCAAATTTTGTCTTTGTGTGGCAGCGCTAACAAAGAGCAACACTCTGTCAGGAAAAATGATTGGAATCCCAACATACACACGTGAGTCTCATGTTCATTAATTACATTCCTTCCCTAATTAAAGGCATTTGATGTATCATGCTAAGCTTAGCGCATTAGATAAAACTGAAGTTGGCAGTCAAACAATTATGGAAGATTGTTTCTAGAATGGAATATAAAAGTAAACAGGTAATTGTGAGTTcacatttcagactttttttttttctcataattgagATTATCTCTCACGATTCAGACATTTTTTTCCTAGCAAAATTGCTTGAGACTTAGTTCTCagaattgtgtatttttattttacagttcagGCTTTGTAACTGAGaattgtttatatctcacaattcagactttttcctaGAATTGTGTGTTATCTCACAAGATTGACTACAACTCACActtcacaatttagactttttttttttcatagaattcagattttatatcacaattcattttatttcacagaattggcacttttagatttttccctttaatttttattccatgatggaaacaggcttccacaaACAAGTTTTTATGTGTTTGACTGCTGCTTAGTTCAACACTGTTTTAGCATTTCTTAAGCATTTCTGACAAACTCGtgctctctcctctcctctgagTGTTTACTTCtgtccttttgcattattgacacactattttcctatttactactgtaaagtgctttgctaaattgttaaaagtgctatataacttgacttgactcctcTCCATACAGGCCCAAAACCTGTGGACCTCACTTTAATACCTTCCCTTCAAGATATGAATGCCACCTGGGAAATAGATGGGAATTATGAAAAATTTGAAGTGACAATTACAAGTGCTGATGCAAAGTATAATCAGTCAGATAATACTCCATACAAGTTTTACCCGTTCAGTAATCTGAAGGCAGGAGTGTTTTACACTGTTTCAGTTGTCACTCTTAATGGTGACCTTAGAAGTGTACCTGCTTATAAGTCAGATTACACCCGTGAGTAATCAATACATTGCCATCAAAATCTTTCAGATCATTTTTCCAGTAGTTTAAATCACTGTCTTCATCATCTTTCAAGTTCAGCTGTTTAAAATCTCACAAATTAATTCACAGGGCCTGCTGAACCTTATGACCTAAAGGCCACCGCTAACAAAAATAACATACAGCTAAGCTGGAAAGCTCCAGCTCAGTCCGAGGGTGCCTCGATTCAATATATAGTGAAATATAACACTTCATTCTGGGATGAAACTAATGAAATAGCTACAACTGAGACAAATATCACAATTCCTAATTTAAGACCAGgaacaaaatatatgtttaatgtCACGGTCTCGGCTGGAAATATGGAAAGCGATCCAGCCAATACTACTACAAACACAGGTAAAGAGACGGCATTTGGTTTGTTTATGAAGTTTGTTTACTTCTATTGCGCTACATGAGCATTTTGAGTAATTATTTCTGACAGATTTCCTGGTGTTAAAAATCGTCTTTCTTTGTTTCCAGAGCCTGAGAAGAGGACACTGGTCCTCACGATGTTGTGTTCCTCTCAAACCACACTTCATTGTAATGAAACTAATACTcgcaatgaactgtttgaaaaggTGAAGAAATGTTCAAAGACTACATCAAGCTTGTTCCAACTTTACAGTAACAGAATTATTATAGAATGAATGCACACGAGAAATAAAGACCACAATGACcaacatttacatttcataaattgTTAAAGTTTGTGCTTTTGCACTGTTATCCTGATTACAAAAACTTGCATTAAAATGtaacagtaacattttttttaattattatttaaaccttttatctttaatgcaagttttattttttaagaaacaatCTAAAACAGCTTTGTGCAAATAGCTGGAAAAGTTAAC encodes:
- the LOC113076601 gene encoding receptor-type tyrosine-protein phosphatase eta-like, which translates into the protein MTSTQTSTATSASLSSVSASEFQTNKENNTCPILYKMLFCLNMSCDNLESSMTICNRTPTATPETTTLSTTFNASTNGTTTESSTTSNCVFEPEPDPEEYIEDACVVLLSFGMWKEEDCNRKLPFICYEERFFGQINISDVTTSTGNVSWSEGPGAKNISHYRVEVTGDKTQTFNQTELFQNTETLTAGTLYKVQVFPVKCDRDLNPQNISFYTLPSDVQNLTVVSVTNVSVNLKWSKPDGNLDFYSVTFINASNTKEHKCNNEGCTITDLIPGTEYEFTVKAVVNETIGGVPSNVSDYTIPSIVRNLKQLQYTDSTITASWEKPEGGHSGYCYCLHEQSTSCLCTTCSITDSACEETEETSISESNKTSGSKFCLCVAALTKSNTLSGKMIGIPTYTRPKPVDLTLIPSLQDMNATWEIDGNYEKFEVTITSADAKYNQSDNTPYKFYPFSNLKAGVFYTVSVVTLNGDLRSVPAYKSDYTRPAEPYDLKATANKNNIQLSWKAPAQSEGASIQYIVKYNTSFWDETNEIATTETNITIPNLRPGTKYMFNVTVSAGNMESDPANTTTNTEPEKRTLVLTMLCSSQTTLHCNETNTRNELFEKLKTFFYEEFEDLVHWELKAKTTL